A single genomic interval of Megalobrama amblycephala isolate DHTTF-2021 linkage group LG17, ASM1881202v1, whole genome shotgun sequence harbors:
- the LOC125251616 gene encoding sialic acid synthase-like, translating to MKSDKMSAEFELCPGRKIGGSNPCFIIAEIGQNHQGDIEIAKKMIRMAKDCGADCAKFQKSEIEHRFTKQALERPYTSPHAWGPTYGAHKHHLEFSHQQYRELQQYASEVGIFFTASGMDEMAVEFLHEINVPFFKVASADTNNIPYLEKTAKKGRPMVISGGMQSMETMRCVYQTVKKHNPNFTLLQCTSAYPLPLEHVNLSLIPEFQKEFPDIPIGYSGHETGIHVSVAAVALGAKVLERHVTLDKSWKGSDHSASLEPAELAELVKAIRTVEMAMGSPIKQMLPCEASCHSKLGKSVVAQKPLQKGQTLTLDMLTVKVAEPHGMRPENIFKLVGKKITVDLEKDATITDAIIQD from the exons atgaaatctgATAAAATGTCTGCTGAGTTTGAACTTTGTCCAGGAAGAAAAATCGGGGGCTCCAACCCCTGTTTTATCATCGCTGAGATTGGACAGAACCATCAAGGAGACATAGAAATCGCCAAAAAAATGATCCGAATGGCCAAG GACTGTGGAGCTGACTGTGCCAAATTTCAAAAGAGCGAGATCGAACACAGATTCACCAAGCAGGCTCTGGAGCGTCCCTATACGTCCCCTCACGCCTGGGGCCCGACCTACGGGGCACATAAGCACCATCTGGAGTTCAGTCACCAGCAGTACAGAGAGCTGCAACAGTACGCCAGTGAAGTTGGCATCTTCTTTACTGCATCAGGGATGGACGAG ATGGCTGTAGAATTTCTTCATGAAATCAATGTGCCGTTTTTCAAAGTTGCCTCAGCTGACACCAACAATATCCCTTACCTGGAGAAAACCGCCAAAAAAG GTCGTCCCATGGTGATTTCTGGTGGAATGCAGTCTATGGAGACCATGCGCTGTGTTTATCAAACCGTCAAGAAGCACAATCCCAATTTCACGCTCCTGCAGTGCACCAGCGCTTATCCACTGCCACTAGAGCACGTCAACCTCAGCCTGATCCCT GAGTTCCAGAAGGAGTTTCCGGACATTCCCATAGGCTACTCTGGACATGAGACGGGCATCCATGTGTCTGTGGCTGCTGTGGCACTTGGGGCAAAGGTCCTGGAGCGTCATGTGACCCTGGATAAGAGCTGGAAAGGCAGTGACCATTCAGCATCACTGGAGCCGGCGGAGCTGGCGGAGCTGGTGAAAGCCATCAGGACGGTTGAGATGGCAATGGGCTCGCCAATCAAACAGATGCTGCCCTGTGAGGCTTCCTGTCACAGCAAG TTGGGGAAGTCAGTGGTGGCCCAGAAACCATTGCAGAAGGGTCAGACATTAACTCTCGACATGCTGACAGTAAAAGTGGCCGAACCGCACGGCATGAGACCAGAGAACATCTTCAAACTGGTTGGCAAGAAAATCACTGTGGACCTGGAGAAAGATGCCACCATTACTGATGCCATAATACAAGACTGA